Proteins encoded by one window of Lactobacillus paragasseri:
- a CDS encoding MerR family transcriptional regulator yields the protein MESKKILHNVFQNIEVGIGEVSKVVGVSQRQLRYWEEKGYIKPVSDDNSGVRRYNLSTLYLIVFIKEQLDKGFTLAAAFERSKDIRVKSKIVRTFFEHTFNDVKITNPDKGYGEIDLGELRTDDGKMYHFKGVVDERGRYVKIDE from the coding sequence ATGGAATCAAAAAAGATACTTCATAATGTTTTTCAAAATATTGAAGTAGGAATTGGAGAAGTTAGCAAAGTAGTTGGTGTATCTCAAAGACAATTACGCTATTGGGAAGAAAAGGGCTATATTAAGCCTGTTTCTGATGATAATAGCGGTGTTAGAAGATATAATTTATCGACGCTTTACTTAATTGTTTTTATTAAAGAACAACTTGATAAGGGATTTACATTAGCAGCAGCTTTTGAGCGTTCAAAAGATATTAGGGTAAAGAGTAAAATTGTACGTACCTTTTTTGAACATACTTTTAATGATGTAAAAATTACCAATCCTGATAAAGGATATGGTGAAATTGACCTAGGTGAATTACGAACTGACGATGGTAAAATGTATCATTTCAAGGGTGTTGTTGATGAACGTGGTCGCTATGTAAAAATTGATGAATAA
- a CDS encoding oligopeptide ABC transporter substrate-binding protein, translating into MKMSKSKLLYVTLASSLAILSTACGAKKTDSSNQPIKFSQAVPHKTIKKGGTLTYALENESPFTGIFSAEIADTSPDSEAAAPGDEALFDINDHYQFTNKGAASLKLNHSNNTAEIKVKKKVRWSDGKPVTAKDLEYAYEILANPKVQTTQYTSSLENIKGMAEYHRGKANNISGLEMPDGPNGKKLILHFKELKPAMMNSANGFFWEHAAPYHYLKHVPFDKLVSSPQVRKHPLYFGPYKMDKTVQGQSTSWSRNPYYWRGKPNFEHIYMSNITNSNVSQAIKSKKFDVANVLSSQWEQVKNTKGVNFVGKKTLSYDYLAFKVGKWDAKLGKNVENPHAKMNNPALRKAMAYAMNVDVINKRFYHGLEFRINSLIPSQFTPYYDKNIPTYSYNLDKANKLLDKAGYKKAPGALYRSQPNGKPLVINLAVRGSGENSEAIWRNYIQQWKKAGLNVKFLGGRPMEFNRWVAAVKASDPKIDVLEGAWGAAGDPSPSVFYGEKMPYNFARFVSPTNTKLLNEIDSAKSFDKKYRVQKFHEWQRWMYNKAYVIPTSGAYSVTAVNSKVTGWSLKPSANVWYEAGFSK; encoded by the coding sequence ATGAAGATGTCAAAGTCCAAACTGCTGTATGTAACACTAGCGAGCTCACTAGCGATTTTATCAACTGCTTGTGGTGCCAAGAAAACTGATTCGAGCAACCAGCCCATCAAGTTTTCCCAGGCCGTTCCTCATAAAACCATTAAAAAAGGAGGAACCTTGACCTATGCTTTAGAAAATGAATCACCATTTACTGGAATTTTTTCAGCTGAAATTGCTGATACTAGTCCCGATTCTGAAGCAGCTGCTCCAGGAGACGAAGCACTTTTTGATATTAATGATCATTATCAATTCACCAATAAAGGAGCTGCCAGTTTAAAACTAAATCATAGTAACAATACTGCTGAAATCAAAGTGAAAAAGAAAGTTCGTTGGTCGGATGGCAAGCCAGTAACCGCTAAGGATTTGGAGTATGCATACGAAATTTTAGCTAATCCTAAAGTTCAAACTACTCAATATACCTCTTCGCTTGAAAATATTAAAGGAATGGCTGAATACCATCGGGGAAAAGCTAATAATATTTCTGGTCTTGAAATGCCAGATGGACCAAATGGAAAGAAATTAATCCTTCACTTTAAGGAATTAAAACCAGCAATGATGAACTCCGCTAATGGCTTCTTCTGGGAACACGCTGCTCCTTACCATTATTTGAAGCACGTTCCCTTTGACAAGCTTGTTTCTAGTCCGCAAGTAAGAAAGCACCCACTCTACTTTGGTCCATATAAAATGGATAAAACCGTTCAAGGACAATCTACTAGTTGGTCAAGAAATCCATATTACTGGCGCGGTAAACCTAACTTTGAACATATTTACATGTCAAATATTACTAATTCTAATGTCTCACAAGCAATTAAGAGCAAAAAATTCGACGTTGCAAATGTTCTAAGCTCACAATGGGAACAGGTAAAAAACACTAAGGGAGTTAATTTTGTTGGTAAAAAAACACTTAGCTACGATTACTTAGCCTTTAAAGTTGGAAAATGGGATGCAAAACTTGGTAAAAATGTTGAAAATCCTCATGCTAAGATGAATAATCCCGCTTTACGAAAAGCAATGGCCTATGCAATGAATGTTGATGTCATTAATAAACGGTTCTACCATGGTTTAGAATTCAGAATTAATTCTTTGATTCCCTCACAATTTACTCCATATTATGACAAAAATATTCCAACCTATTCTTATAATCTAGATAAAGCCAATAAATTACTAGATAAAGCTGGCTATAAAAAAGCACCTGGTGCACTCTATCGGAGTCAACCAAATGGTAAGCCCTTAGTTATCAATCTAGCAGTACGTGGTTCTGGCGAAAACAGCGAGGCCATCTGGCGTAACTACATTCAACAATGGAAAAAAGCCGGTTTAAACGTTAAATTCTTAGGCGGCCGTCCGATGGAATTTAACCGCTGGGTAGCTGCAGTTAAAGCAAGTGATCCTAAAATTGACGTTCTTGAAGGAGCTTGGGGTGCAGCAGGTGATCCTTCTCCAAGCGTGTTCTACGGTGAAAAGATGCCTTATAATTTTGCCCGTTTTGTCTCTCCGACTAATACTAAATTATTGAATGAAATCGATTCTGCCAAATCTTTTGATAAAAAATATCGGGTGCAAAAATTCCACGAATGGCAAAGATGGATGTACAACAAAGCTTATGTAATTCCAACTAGCGGTGCTTACTCAGTGACGGCAGTTAATAGCAAAGTAACTGGCTGGTCACTGAAACCTTCTGCCAACGTTTGGTATGAAGCTGGTTTTAGTAAATAA
- a CDS encoding MDR family MFS transporter, whose product MDQQPTDIHGKAYNRNLLVLVLIIGSFCTVLNGTLLATALPSIMRSFHISTATAEWLSTAFLLVNGVMIPVSAWLINRFGSRKMYLTAMSVFFIGTVTAAVAPNFGTLLTGRIIQGLGVGVTMPLLQTIMLSIFPANKRGAAMGTVGIVIGLAPAIGPTLSGWIVDNLSWRYLFSIIAPIAGIVIILAFFLIKDVLPTKKEKIDVWSVTTSTIGFGSLLYGFSEAGNKGWTNPEILGFIGVGIIFVILFGMRQLKMADPFLDITVFKHFEFSLAAALSGITNLAMVGIEMVLPLYIQNLRGVSAFHSGLMLLPGALMIGIMSPITGRLFDKYGARKMAITGMTLLALGTIPFVFLTAESSYTMIIVLYAIRMVGVALVMMNVTTSGMNSLPLNKISHGTAVNNTFRQVLSSIGTAILVSILTTTTNNHMPAKELLHTLPLQYKNQAINATLDGFRASFAMSILFALVALVLSFFLKKGNRARENQEEVNG is encoded by the coding sequence ATGGATCAACAACCAACCGATATTCACGGAAAAGCCTATAATCGAAACTTGCTTGTTCTAGTTTTAATTATTGGATCTTTCTGTACTGTGCTAAATGGAACCTTGCTTGCAACAGCTCTTCCCTCAATTATGCGTTCCTTTCATATCAGTACAGCAACTGCTGAATGGCTTTCAACTGCATTTTTATTAGTTAATGGAGTCATGATTCCAGTTTCAGCTTGGCTAATTAATCGTTTTGGCTCAAGAAAAATGTATTTGACAGCAATGTCAGTTTTCTTTATTGGAACAGTGACTGCTGCAGTTGCGCCAAATTTTGGGACTTTATTAACTGGAAGAATTATTCAAGGACTCGGCGTGGGTGTTACTATGCCGCTTCTTCAAACCATCATGCTTTCAATCTTTCCCGCTAATAAACGCGGTGCTGCGATGGGAACAGTTGGTATTGTTATTGGTCTCGCACCAGCTATTGGTCCAACCTTATCTGGGTGGATTGTTGATAATCTTTCCTGGCGTTACTTATTCAGTATTATTGCTCCAATTGCTGGAATTGTTATTATTTTAGCGTTTTTCTTAATTAAAGACGTTCTTCCAACTAAGAAAGAAAAAATTGACGTTTGGTCAGTGACAACTTCAACTATTGGTTTTGGTAGTTTACTTTACGGCTTTTCAGAAGCTGGTAATAAAGGATGGACTAACCCTGAAATTCTAGGATTTATTGGCGTAGGAATTATATTTGTTATTCTTTTTGGCATGCGACAATTAAAGATGGCAGATCCATTTTTAGATATTACCGTCTTCAAACATTTCGAATTTTCTCTAGCAGCTGCTTTAAGTGGTATTACCAATTTAGCAATGGTTGGTATTGAAATGGTTTTGCCATTATATATTCAAAATTTACGTGGTGTATCAGCATTTCATTCAGGATTAATGCTATTACCTGGTGCCTTGATGATCGGAATTATGTCACCAATTACGGGACGTTTATTCGATAAATATGGTGCACGAAAAATGGCAATTACTGGAATGACCCTCTTAGCACTTGGCACTATTCCATTTGTATTCTTAACTGCAGAAAGCTCATATACTATGATTATTGTTTTGTACGCAATTAGAATGGTCGGTGTTGCTTTAGTTATGATGAACGTTACCACTTCAGGAATGAACTCATTGCCTTTAAACAAAATCTCCCACGGAACAGCAGTGAACAATACTTTTCGACAAGTTTTAAGTTCAATTGGTACTGCTATTCTCGTTTCAATTTTAACTACTACAACCAACAACCATATGCCAGCAAAAGAACTGCTTCATACCCTCCCACTTCAATATAAGAATCAAGCAATCAATGCAACTTTAGATGGATTCCGTGCTTCATTTGCAATGAGTATTCTTTTTGCCTTAGTTGCTTTAGTTCTTTCTTTCTTCTTAAAGAAAGGCAACCGTGCACGTGAAAATCAAGAAGAGGTAAACGGATAA
- a CDS encoding C1 family peptidase, producing the protein MGALSEQELAAFSADFNKNGKNKVASRAARRNGLFEASFNDEVSKRLNHTFSTELDIGGVTDQKHSGRCWEFATLNVLRHHFGKKYHVKDFTFSQAYNFFWDKIERANAFYDSMIRLADKPVDDREVETWFDFAGQDGGLWQMAINLVKKYGVVPSYAMPENATSNNTTALIDSLARKERKDALVLRKLVQEGKLEEAEKAKKEFLNEVYRMAAVALGEPPKKFDLEYRDDDKKYHLEKDLTPRQFAEKYLKDFNWDDYVVLLNSPNYDYNKRYHQGLYDNVAGGQPITGLNVPIEVLARAAATQLKDGRAVIFGNDVLKQMERKTGFLDTDLYKTDDLFSVDTQMSKADRLATGEGSATHDMTLVGVDEDNGEIRKWKVENSWGDKYGHKGFYEMSQKWFEEYVYDVVVDKKYLSEDLVKLWEEPAVDLKPWAHIGL; encoded by the coding sequence ATGGGTGCTTTATCAGAACAAGAACTAGCAGCTTTTTCTGCAGATTTTAATAAAAATGGTAAAAATAAAGTAGCGTCTCGTGCTGCTCGTCGAAATGGATTATTTGAAGCATCATTTAATGATGAAGTTTCAAAACGGTTAAATCACACTTTTTCTACCGAACTTGATATTGGTGGAGTAACTGACCAAAAGCATTCTGGTCGTTGCTGGGAATTTGCAACTTTGAATGTTTTGCGTCATCATTTTGGTAAAAAATATCATGTTAAGGACTTTACTTTCTCACAAGCTTATAATTTCTTCTGGGATAAGATTGAAAGAGCTAACGCTTTTTATGATAGTATGATTCGTTTAGCTGATAAGCCAGTTGATGATCGTGAAGTTGAAACCTGGTTTGATTTTGCAGGTCAAGATGGTGGTTTGTGGCAAATGGCAATTAATCTGGTAAAAAAATATGGTGTAGTTCCATCATACGCAATGCCAGAAAATGCAACTTCAAATAATACAACTGCATTAATTGATTCCTTAGCTCGTAAGGAAAGAAAAGATGCGCTAGTATTACGTAAATTAGTTCAAGAAGGTAAGCTTGAAGAAGCTGAAAAAGCTAAGAAAGAATTCTTAAATGAAGTTTACCGCATGGCTGCAGTAGCGTTGGGTGAACCACCAAAGAAGTTTGATTTGGAATATCGTGATGACGATAAAAAGTATCATTTAGAAAAAGATTTAACTCCACGTCAATTTGCAGAAAAATATTTAAAAGATTTTAATTGGGATGATTATGTTGTCTTATTAAACTCACCTAATTATGATTACAACAAGCGCTACCACCAAGGTTTATATGATAATGTTGCTGGCGGTCAACCAATTACTGGTTTAAATGTGCCGATTGAAGTTTTGGCACGAGCAGCTGCAACTCAATTGAAAGATGGAAGAGCAGTTATTTTTGGAAATGACGTTTTAAAACAAATGGAACGTAAAACTGGTTTCCTTGATACCGATTTATACAAGACTGATGACTTGTTTAGTGTTGATACTCAAATGAGTAAGGCTGATCGTTTAGCTACTGGTGAAGGATCTGCAACACATGATATGACTTTAGTCGGCGTTGACGAAGACAATGGTGAGATTCGTAAGTGGAAGGTTGAAAATTCTTGGGGCGATAAGTATGGTCACAAGGGCTTCTACGAAATGAGTCAAAAGTGGTTTGAAGAGTATGTTTATGACGTAGTTGTTGATAAGAAGTACTTATCTGAAGACTTAGTTAAACTTTGGGAAGAGCC
- a CDS encoding DUF4811 domain-containing protein → MIIVILILAVILFIYFNVIPGKGHTLVSWISLIITLLCVLGIVEHDYNHWGLKTETQTSTQNLTSSVNPNLPILLYQSLGNGTEKVYLYKTNNNQKKPKAIKLDKVSTKVKQGKEASLKIRTTRYVYKDNFSRIMFSAFSHNNELKHREYIFTLPSNWKVISTKDMQKLQKQMQEKMQSQKAASLH, encoded by the coding sequence ATGATAATTGTAATTTTAATTTTGGCAGTAATTTTATTTATATACTTTAATGTCATCCCTGGGAAAGGTCATACTCTAGTTTCATGGATTTCTTTAATCATTACTTTGCTTTGCGTGCTGGGTATCGTCGAACATGACTACAATCACTGGGGACTGAAGACAGAAACACAGACTAGCACACAAAATTTAACTTCAAGCGTTAACCCTAACCTACCAATTTTACTTTATCAATCTCTGGGTAATGGAACAGAAAAAGTATATTTATATAAGACTAATAACAATCAAAAGAAGCCCAAAGCAATTAAACTAGATAAGGTTTCAACCAAAGTTAAGCAAGGAAAAGAAGCTAGTCTTAAGATAAGAACTACTCGATATGTTTACAAAGATAATTTTAGCCGGATTATGTTTAGTGCGTTTAGTCATAATAACGAGTTAAAACATAGAGAGTATATTTTTACCCTTCCTTCAAACTGGAAGGTTATCTCGACAAAAGATATGCAGAAATTACAAAAACAAATGCAAGAAAAAATGCAGTCTCAAAAAGCTGCATCCCTTCATTAA
- a CDS encoding pyridoxamine 5'-phosphate oxidase family protein, which produces MKKLDTNKLTEKQADLFKNNLVYIATVDENGNPQVGPKGSMTVLDPSHMQYLEKTKGAAFENIKNGSKVALVAADVPSHTAVQVLATPHVHEDDEYAKKVVSGTDTPNAFVVVLDIDEIFE; this is translated from the coding sequence ATGAAAAAATTAGATACAAATAAATTAACTGAAAAACAAGCAGATCTTTTTAAGAACAATTTAGTTTATATTGCTACTGTTGACGAAAACGGCAACCCACAAGTTGGACCTAAGGGCTCAATGACTGTGTTAGACCCAAGTCACATGCAATATCTTGAAAAGACTAAGGGAGCAGCTTTTGAAAATATTAAGAATGGTTCAAAGGTCGCATTAGTTGCAGCAGACGTTCCTTCTCATACTGCTGTTCAAGTTTTAGCAACTCCTCATGTTCATGAAGATGATGAATATGCAAAGAAAGTTGTTTCAGGTACTGATACTCCTAATGCATTTGTAGTAGTACTTGATATTGATGAAATTTTTGAATAA